TGGCACTGAGTGAGCAACAACTTGACTGGCTCCTGTCAGGCTTTAGTGTTTTAGGGCATGAGCCACTGAATTACCAGTCTTTATTGTAGAGATAAGCAAGATCCTTCGATCGGTCAACGATCGTGTACGTAAGCCCTTATTTCACCGAAAATTAATTAATGTTAACCGCAGTTTTTACACTGGCAATTTGTTAAACTGCGGCCCATGACATTTGATATTAACTCACTCCCCAACGATCCGGAAAAACTGAAGCAAATGCTGCTTGAGCTGCAATCACAGGTCGAGAAAAAAGATGATGAATTAGCCAAAAAAGATAAAATCATCACTGACCGGGCACTGCAAATCAATCAGTTTATTGAGCGGTTTGAATTAGCGAAGCGCAAGGCATACGGGGTTAAATCAGAGAAGCATCCGGGAGCAGGTGAAAACTTCAACGAGGCAGAGCAAACATTAGATGAGGCTGAACAAGCGATTGTTGCACAGGGCCAGTCAAGTGAACCCCAAAGACCAAAGCAACAAGCCAAACGTAAGCCCTTGCCAGCGGACTTACCACGCGAAGTTGTCGTTGTTGATATTGATGATGAGGAAAAAATCTGTGATTGCTGTCAGGGCAAGCTTCATCAAATAGGAGAAAGTAGCAACGAAAAGCTAGAGTTCGTACCGGCACAAATAAAAATCATAGAGACTCGCAGGCCTAAATACAGTTGCCGGGCCTGCGAGCAAAGTGGGGTTAATAATACGGTGAAAATGGCTCCGGTACCTGCATCACCTATCCCGAAGGGCATAGCCACGCCCAGCCTGTTGAGCCAAATTATTTGCGCCAAATACCAGTATGGGTTGCCGCTCTACCGGCAGGAAAGTATGTTTAAGGAATTAGGCATAACACTTAGCCGTAAAACCATGTCTGACTGGATAATGCGTTGCGGTGACTTGTTTGACCCTTTATATACCTTGCTCAAACGTTACTTACTTGAGCAGCGGGTGTTAAATGCAGATGAAACCACCTTAAACGTTATCCAGGAAGACAAAGCTACCTGCTATATGTGGGTATACTGCTCTGGCACAGATAAGCCGACGGATAACCTTAGCCCTAATATTGCCTTGTTTGATTATCAAAACAGCCGACGCGCTGATTGTGTGGTGAATTACCTCGACGGATATACTGGCTACCTACAAGTTGACGGATACCAGGCCTACGGACAAACAGAGGCGGTGCTGGCTGGTTGTATGGCCCATGCCCGCCGAAAATTTACCGATGCCAAGGCCGCACAACCTAAAAAGAAAACGGGCAAAGCCGATGTTGTATTAAGTTTAATTCAAAAGCTGTATGGCATAGAGGCGAGCTTAAAAGGGAAAAACTTTAACGAAATTCAAGCTGTACGCCAGGAAAAATCAAAACCGATACTGGAAAAAATACAAAGTTGGGCATTGGCGCACAAAGAGAAAATCCCCGAGAAAAGTAAATTAGGTGAAGCCATAAAATACTGGTTGAATCAATGGCCAAAACTCATCACCTATCTGGAAGATGGTCAAATCACAATCGACAATAATCGCGCAGAGCGTGCGATCAAGCCCTTCGTTATAGGCAGAAAAGGTTGGTTGTTCTCCAACACGGCACGTGGCGCTAAAGCCAGTGCGACACTCTATAGTATCATTGAAACGGCTAAAGCCAATGGGCTGCTGGTTGATGGTTATATCCAATATTGCCTGAACGAGCTGGCCAAGAAACCTGCCGATCTAGCATACCTGCTGCCTTGGAATGTAAAACAAGTCTAGGTGCTATGCCCGGACGCATACGATATAACAGGATGATATCGTCTATTAAATGACGAAAAATAATACTTTTTCTGTATCAAGACCTAGCAAGGCTGAAGTTGTTTGTTTTTTGTACTTAGAATGATAAGCAAGGCGTAAAAGTGATAGGGGCATTGTTAGTGGTTGAATTTGATATTGTTGTTAGAGCTCGCTAGAGGCAGGTTTTGTTGTTGAATCTTTTATTAGCTAGGGCCAGTTATTTAAGAATACGTCTGCTCTGTTCCAGGTATGCTCCTGCAGTTCTTTTTTGATTCTTTACCTTACTACGAGAGTCTTTGTATAGTTTACTTTAGAGGTATTCATGATGTTTACTTTTGTTTCAAATTCCTTGAGCGATACTGTGGGATGAAGCCAAAGCGCCGTAACGCTCTGGCTCCTGGTTAGGACACTATTTAAATAGAGGCCTGTGTTGCTTTAATATTATTATTAATATATTAGCTTTTGGCTGCCCGGGGCTGCTTGTCATCCTGGGGGGTTAATAGCTTACGAGCTTCGAGTGCTTCGGTGATCAGTGTTCGGGCAACCCAAGCTACGCTCCGGTCATCTGCCTGGGCTAAAGCATGAATCGCTTCGCCTGTCTCTGAATCTATCCTAACGGTTAATACGATAACTTTTTTCATGCTGGCAGAACTCCTGTGTTTTTGGCAAAACCTACCCGTTCGTTATTAAGCCAAGCGTTATTGCGCCTTAAACCATCAATGGTGAAGCTATTCCTGTCATCATTGCCCGATAATGTAGCCGTAGAGGGAAAGTCGTCCCGCGTGGTTAGATGTCGGGTTTTCATCTTTTGCCGCGATCGCAAGGGCATTTGTAAAGACTGGTGGCGAGGATGAGTACCACTGTCGGTACTTAATTGCTGCTGGTTGGGGGGCTTAAGGTGCTCTTTTGTAAAAAGAATTGTTAAAAAAACTTTAGCCGAGTTTAACTCTGGCATATCATTACTTTTAGCCATTATGGATACTCCGCGTATCTATGTTGGTCAGCTATCTCTGGGTGTTGTAGCACTCAGGGGTAGCGCTTGTTGTTTACTGGTAATAAATTTCTGCTTTTTAAGTACCTCCTCGGGTTAAAATTCACTCACCAAGTTATAGTAGAAAAGTCTGGATATATCCACAGAAAACGGGACATTTTTTAGGTTAAAAACTATCTGTTGCAAGCTAGCTTAAGTTTATGAAACTTAAGCTTTAATGTTGCGGATTTTGGTCTTTCTTTCAGCCATTTGATTTTTCGCCTGTTCGTGACTGATAAATACGGCTTTGCCTGAGTCCAATTTTTCAAAAGCAGAATTAATCTGCTCAATTAGCCTGTTGTCATGTGATATGACTTTTCTTTGTTCTTCGTTATCATAAAATTGAATTTTGGTATTCATAATAAAACCTCAAATGTTGTACGTATGAGGAGTGCTTACACTGTATTGCTAAAACACTCTGGTATAACTACAGTGTAATTATAAGTTTTTGTAACTTTGAGTGGGATCGCAACAAAGCTGAGTCCAACATCAAAGAGCATGGTGTTACCTTTGAGGAAGCAAAATCAGTGTTTTTTGATGAATTTGGCCGACTAATTCCGGATCCCGACAGCTCTATTGGTGAAGAGTGGTTTATTTTGCTTGGCCAAAGCTCTGAGATAAAAACATTGGTTGTTTGCCATTGTTATAAAGCAGAGGATGGTCGTATTAGGAGCATTTCGGCGCGAAAAGCGACTACACATGAACGTAAGCAATATGAGAGGTTCCGTTATGCGCGAACAATATGATTTTTCAGATTCGGTGCCTAACCCTTATGCTAAAAAGCTTAAAAAACAGATCACTATCCGGTTAGATGAGGATGTTATTGAGTATTTTAAAGCGTTGTCTGACAAGAACGGTATTCCCTATCAAAATTTGATTAATTTGTATTTAAAAGACTGTGCCGCTAGCAACAAGGAACTGAGTTTAGAGTGGAAATAAGGGCTGGCAAGCTGCATTAACCAGATTTGTAATTTTGTACTTTTTTGCAATTTCGTTTCAAAAGCCCGGTTCATGTTGTGAGCCGGGTTTTTGTTGTTTAATCCACAATTGTCAAGTTAAGGCAAAGCAATAACCGGCCAATATCAGTCGGCGGGTTTTTTCTCCGGGGGGGTTAACAGTTGCCGGGCTTCCAGGGCTTCTCTTAAGAGTTTGCGGGTGACCCAGGCCACACTTCTTTCATCTTCCTCGGCTAATAAGCTGATAGCTTCTTGTACATCTGGTTCAACCCTGACGGTTAATACGGATAATTTTTTCATACTTATTATTGGCTACTTCACTGTATAGAGATATTTAAAAAACTGCAGGCATCCGCTGATGTATGCCGGTTGCTTGCATACAGTGAATAGTTTTGTTTTTCCCTTCAATACTTACTATGAAATCATTGATTTCGTTTCTTTAGCTGTATTTTCGCCATAAAGTGAGCGCCTGATTATGGGGGATGACAAGTAGCTGTTTATATCCGGTCAGCTTGTTTTTACCTGCTTGATGAGGATGTAGGCAATGAAAAGTTAACTTTGCATTAATTTCGGATTTAGCTCGCATCGGATAATAAAGTACGGAATGAAGAAAAATATTAGGGATTGAGATGTTTGTAAGATTTATCACAGGAGACGATTTAAGGCGGGCGCGTTTGTCTGTTAACCGCTCTACGGAAGAGGTCGCGAAGAAGGTCGGGGTCAGCCGGATCACGCTGGAAAACTGGGAGAATGAAATCACCAGGCCCAGTGTTAACCAGGCGTTGGAAGTTCTGGTGTATTGCCATTTAGATATTAAGCCGCTGTTAAAACAGCTTGAGGCGCTAAAAGAGTTGTTTGACACCTGCCAAGACGGCGATATCAATAAGCCGAATGCCAGGCGCAGTTCCAAGAAAAAGAATCACCTGAAAAAAGCCAAAAAGCTCACAGAAACTACTGAAAACAAGGAATTCAATTATGCGAATGAAGATACTGACCACTGAAGCATTAAAACGTGTTGCCGGCGGTTCCGGTATTAGCAAAGGGGATGACCCCAAAGCCCGGGCAACACCGCCCCAACAGGCCGATACGGCACAAACCAGTTATTTTAACCAGCAAAACAAGGCCGCCACGCCTTAAGCCCCGGGTTCATCAGCCCAAGCGGAACAAGGCCCGCCAGGGAGCAGGGCAAACAGAAGGAACAGGATTATATGTTAAAACTTGCGCTTATTCTTACCGGCGTGTGCTATGCCATTATCAGTAAAAACGACTTTCACGTGTACCTGATCATCAATGCCTCCTTGTTGATGATCATGCTGATGAACCGCCGCAATATCAACGTGGTGCATTTATGCGCCCTTATGCTGGCGGTTTACCTGGGGGAGATGCTGCTGTTTAAGCACTTTATTGTTACCCGCAGCGACAGCCTCAGCGCCATGCAGGTGAACGCCATTATTTTCTCGGTGCATTTTTTAACAGACTTGCTGCTGTTTTTCCTGGTGGTGTTCCGGGCGCCCTTAACCCGCAGCCGGTTGGCGGCCCGCAATAAACCGTATGGGCACATATTTACCTACAATGCCGAGTTTGCCCTTACCGGTTTGTTTATGGTGTTTATGGCGGTTGACCTGCTGGCGCTGGGGGAGAACTTTATCCGCCACCTGGACGAGTTCGGTTTCAGCCCGGAAACGGCGCAGCTGCTTAGCGGCTGGAATTGGGTGTATTACCAATATGAAAATATTAAGAGTGTCTTGCTGGGCCTGACTTTCCTGCTGGTATGGATGATGACTTATCCCATAGGGCAAGACGCGTATCAGCAGGCGCCAGCCGGTTAAAAGGCAAGGGAAGTATATTGTCTTTTGTTCCGGCAAAGTAGCTCAACTATAAACAAGCTTTATTCGAAACAAGTTCATTACAAAATGCTAAAGCCGGCAGGGAGAACCGGGCTTTAGCATTTTGTTTTATGACTGACAGAACATAGATAACCCGCAGGGCCATAAAGCCGCTGCTAATCACAAAATGCAGGTCTGCCCGGGCCGTCATAATTACCCGCCAGGCATTGCTGCAGGTCGTCGGCATAGCCCGCTTCGCAGTCGGCGCGGGAATGGCCGGTTTGCATGCAGGCGGCGATATCTCTATCGTTTTGATAGTAACATCTTGCGTCGGTGTTACATTGCGGCGCTGATATTGTGTACAAAGACGTTAAGCCGATACCGAAGCCCAAGGCTAACGCTGATTTTCTAATGTTTAACATTGTTATTCCTTTTCTTTTTATTAAATAAACACTCACCTTTGTTGGTGAATTTTATTGTGTCAAACAAGCAATAGAGGCTTGTTTGGGTTTACATCACTATGCGAATTTTTCCCGGCGGTCAGGCCGGGGCATCCGATAATGTGTCCTTTACTCAGCTTGAGGGCCATAACAGCTTAATAACGGCAATTATGCTGAAATCGTCTTGTTATCCAGATTGTTAATTATTGAATAATGTATTTTGTATATTTTATATCCTTGTTTTGGTGGAATTGCAATCTTGTGGCTGATATTTTTCCTAAGTTACTTTAGAGTTATTTGAAAAATGTAAAATAAAGGTGAGTGACAGGCTTACCTATGGCGTACTATCTTCAATAGGCTGTACTTGCACCTAAATGAAATGCCCTGTACGGACCCGCATGTTGGGTGTTGTAGAGAGGTAGAGAGGGCTGACTAGGTATCAGCCCTTATCGGATTATGTGTTCTTCAAACTTTTTAAGAAACACACTATTCTTTCAGTTTCTTGAAAACCCATTCGTTTATGCAGCTTAATGCTAAGCGCATTATCAATTTCTGTATCGCTGGCCAGCTCAGTGAATCCTAGCGATAATGCCCAATATTCAGCTTGTTCCATAAGCTGTTTTCCAAAACCCTTTCCTTGATGCTCAGGCTTTATGTACCATGCCTCGACATACGGCACAGAAGCGTTACGACTACCTTCAGCAAAGTTCCTAATATTCAACTCCAGAAAACCGACTATTTCATTCTCTTCTTCTGCTAAATAAACTTTTACAATATCAATCGACTCTTCATCAAAGAAGGAGTTAATTTCAGACAAATGGCCATCGTCAGTTTCGGGCCAAAGCTTAGTTCTCATCTCTGACCAGTCGTTAATGTCTTTTCTCGTCGCTTCTCGGATTTTCATTGTTTCATCGTATAAGGATCGATACTGGATAGTTAATAACTAATTTAGAGAATTACAATTTTTGGTTACCGCCAGTTTATGGTCGTCCAGTTCTCCCGGTTTACTCCACAACAGGCAGGAAATAATCATGGAATAAACATAGCTCAGTTTTTAGTTAGCGCCAGTTTATGACTGTCCAGTTTTTCCCCTAGTCATTTACACTTTTGTCATTACAGGGCATGCTAGGTTTTTAATCTAAATTTTATAGGGAAATTATATGTTTATTAAAGCAATCAATACATTAAAAGTAGCGGCTATTTGTCTGGGGTTGGTAAGTGTAAAAGCTATCGCGGGACCTATTTTGTGGTCCGGTGACAGTAACGGTACTTTAGGGACCATAGATGTAGCAACAGGTGATGTGAACATTATCGGCTCTATGGGGGTTACTATGGTAGACATAGCCTTTGATCCCAATGGTATGCTATGGGGAGTAAGCGTTAGCCACCTTTATTCAATCGACAAGTTTACCGGCCAAAGCACTTTAGTTGGCGAATTAGGCACTACATTAAGTTCATTGGTGTTTGACAGTGCGGGTACTCTCTACGGCGCTAATAGCTCCCTTTTTACTATAGATACCACAACCGGCGCCGCGCAAAATATTGGTAATGGTGGAGACAGTTATTCATCCGCAGGAGACTTGGCAATTGTCGAAGGTAAATTGCTGCTAAGTTCAGCGCTTGGTAACACCCTGGTACAACTAGACACCAGCGACGGTAGCGGTAGTGTTATTGGTAATATCGGCTATTCCGGTGTTTATGGTCTGGCCAGCTCTAATGGCCACAATTTATTTGGTTTATCCGGTACCCAGGTTTTATCCATAAATGCAACAACAGGCGCGGCAACCTCTGTGCTCGATTACTCAGGGAAAGGGTTATCACTTTCCTATGGCACTGCCTTTGTTACAGAAGCATCTGCGGTGCCTGCCCCGGCTACGCTTGGACTGATCAGTTTGGGTTTAATCGGTCTGGTATTACGTAGAAAACAAAGTTAGTTTAAAAACTCAACAACAGCGAGCAGCTTATCAGGCGTATTGGCGATTCTGCTGTTGTTTTTGTTTGTCAGCACTTCCGGCTGTCATAAAGGTACCCCGGCGAATAATCATTTTTGCTTTACGCGCTTATGGGTAAATGAAAACGGTGCCCGGCAGCCATGCTGCCGGGCATTCAGGCATTGTTGCCTGAATGCCCGGTTAAAAGGCAGGAAACGCCATTTGTTGTTTCAGCTTGCTGGCCTGTCGCCGTGACACTTCCACTTCGTCGCCGTTAATCAGGCGGGCGTTTAAACCGTAGCCTATGGTTTGTTCCATTTCTTCTATGGCGTCAAGGCGCAGAATATCTCCGCGGCTGGCCCTGAAGTATACGTCGGGGGACAGCCGGGCTTCTATCTTATTGAGCGAGCTTTCAATATAGCCTTTGCCGAAGCGGGTGTAGAGGGCAGCATGGTTGCCGATTGACTGAAAGCGGAAAATGTCGGCCAGACGGATAATGCGCATGGTTTCGTTGAATTTCACCATCAGTTTGAAGTCGTCGTTTAATATTCTTATGCCTTCCTGTTGCGGGGCGGAAAGTTTAGTCAGGGTTTTTTCAAGCCGTTTCGGGTTTACCGGTTTAACCAGGTAGTCTGCGGCGTTTAATGAAAAGGCGTCAACGGCAAATTCGTCGTAGGCGGTGCAAAATACCAGAGAGAATTCGCCGCCGAGTTGTTCTGCCAATTCCAGGCCGGTGCCGCCGGGCATTTCAATATCGAGAAAAACAACATCCGGCCTGTGCTCTTTAATTATCTGGTGTCCGCTGGTAATGTTTTCTGCTTCGGCAATTATGTTCACCTCTGGATACTTCTTCAGCAGGCGTTTCAGCTCATTACGGGCCAGGCGTTCATCATCAATAATTACGGCATTTATGCTCATAGCGGAAATCTCAGGTTGATCAGGTAGTGGTTGTTAAGCGAGGACTGTTCCAGCTGTGCCTGCGGGCCAAACATTAAGGTTAGGCGTTTGGCTAAGTTGCTCAGGCCGGTTCCCGTGCCAGGGGCCTTGTTGTCGGTCTGGTAGGGGTTGCTGATGCTCAGCAGCACTTGTTGTTGCTCGCGGGTTGAGATTATTTTTAATTCGCCTCCTTCTGGCAAGGGGGCAATACCGTGTTTTACCGCATTTTCCACCAGGGTGATTAACGCCATGCCCGGTAATTGGGCGCTTAGGGTGTCTTCGCTGATTTCCATATTTACCTGTAACCTGTCGCCTAAACGAAATTGTTCTATTGCCAGGTAGCTGCGGCATATTTCCAGTTCGTCCTGCAGGCTGGTGGATACTTTAACCCCGCTTGAGAGGTTATACCTGAATAATTCCGACAGTTGGGTGACCAGGTCGGCGGCCTTGTCCTGATCTTCGTAAATCATGCCCCGTATGGTGTTCATGGCGTTAAAGAGGAAGTGGGGGTTGAGCTGGTTCATCAGGCTTTTTAGCTGTTGCGCCTGTAGCTGCTGCTTAAGCTGCTTTTTATCCCGGCTGTTGGTAATGGCCAGATAACAGAAGCCCCAAAGGCTGAAAATGGCCCAGTAGGAGATGATGGTTAACAGGTATTGTTCTTCTTTTTCAACAAAGGGTCTTTGTTTACCTTCCAGAGTTTCCACTTTGATGCGCTCACCGTCTGCGGATGGGGAGAAAAATGTTGTCACCACTTTTTGTGACTGATAAAGCGCTATGCCGCTAACTAGGGCGAGTAATAATATCACCAGCAAAGGCTGGTTTTTACTGCCCAGCCTGGCGCTTATTTTTTTATAACCCAGGCGGATAACAAAGTGGCTGAGCGCCACCACCAGCAGTGCCTGGATGATAAATTTTATTTGCGAGCCGAACTGGGTTAACGACTCCGGTGATATCAGGCTGTAACTGGCGGCGTTGATTATATAAATAACAACAAAAGCAAAGAGCTGTAGTAGCGGGTAATGAAAACGGGACTGCATCAATAATAGATTCCATTAATAAGCCAAATAAGCCAAATAAGCCATGCCCAACGCCCGGAGATACGGGCGCCAGGAAGAGTGGCTGGGGTTATATCATTAATTAACAACAATTAAAAAGGTAAATTGTAATTAACGCCGTAAGACTGAAAATCGCCGACCTTTTTGTAAAACAGGGAAAGCTGATTGTCGGCCCCCAGTAATTCAAGGCTTACTCCGGTATCGTTATCGGTCAGGTTATGGTGCTCTAGTGAATAACGCAGGTTTATTTTATCTGAGAGCCGGCTTTGAAACCCCAGGCGATACAAGTCTCCCTGCTGTTGCCAGCGTATGCCGTTGTTAACATCAAACTCCTGCTCTAAATAGCCCAGTTCGGCAAAAAATTCATGTTGTTCATTTATCGGTAGTTTCCAGCCGCCAAGCAGTTCGCTTTGCTTAAAGAAGGCGTCACCGGACTTGCGATTGTCATCTTCTGTTGCCGAGAAGTAATTGGCCTTGACGTAAAACTTGCCTTCGGGAAGCGTGCGATCGCTGTGGTTCAGGTCAAAAAGGTCGTGGTAGAAAGACAGCTGGTATCCTTCGCCGCTAAAGCCGTCGATTTTGCTGGCGAGTATGCCGAGGGTAAATTGAGTCTCGTTTGGGGCAAACTCGGCAGGCGGTTGCGACGGTTGGCTTTGCGTTTGCGGCGCTTCTTTGGCCTGAAGTGCATAAGAAGAAAGAGAAAGTGACAGTGCTAATAAAACAGGTTTCATAATAATCCTTAACAGTTTCAACAGTATTGTTGGATGGGGATGATATTAAGGAATTATTTTTCTAATCCGGGTGAAACATGATGAGTGGCGAAATAACAGGACAAGCGGTTAAAGGGGGGAGATGCAGATGCTTAGCTTTGATCCGGAGCAATAAAGTTATGAACTTGAACATCTATCCTCATTGAACCTTGGTCATTTCTTTATTACGTTTGGTATTATTCAGTTGCTACGTCATTTTCGATGTCCGTTGATTGCCTATATGTCGGGCAGAGTTCTGTTGGCGCATGGTAATTGTTTGCCCGTAGTGTGAGTATATAACCTTAGGTTGTATATTTTGCTTGGCTGCTACAAATGACAGGGATTAACTAAAAAAATAGGGAGTTAAAAGTCATGAAAGATCAGTTGATTATAAAGGATGTTGGAATTATAAAAAAGTGTAGGGCTTATTTGCGCAGGTTATTTCCCAAGCGGGGGTATGATGGCTGGTGCGATGCATTTGATGAGCAATACGATGATATCTCAGAATGGTTTGCGGTAGGGGATATTGAAAAAGGCGGTGCTTATGCCTTTTGTCGGGTTACATATAAAACTGCTGACACACAAATTCCAACTGAACTTGGAGATATTGACAGCCATTTAGTTTTTCCGGCTGGAAGTTGTGAAATCAACAACCTGATATACAGCGAGAGAAATACAGAGCTAGCGGCAGAGCTTATTAGCAAGGTACTTGAGTATTTGAAGAGTAAAGGGCTGAATCTGGCTTTTTGTGTCGTTGATAAGGATGATCGCCATGCCCATAAATTGAATACAGAAGTCTTTCTATTTAAAGAAACAGGTTGTACGTTAATCTATCCCGGGGTTGTGCATAAAGAGAAAAAAACACCTGTTATCTGGCAGGTACTAAGAAGGCAAAATATTGATAGAGATTGCTCGATAAAACCCGAAGTTTTTTTATAGCGCACATCTGTGCTGCCAGGGGCTGTTTGTCTTTGGCCGTGAATGAGTTTTTGTTTTTTCTCCCTATCGGCGTTCGAAAAATGTTATGTAGAATAACTATACATCCATTCTCTTCCTTGATTCTTGGGCGGGAAAACGAGCTCCATGGCTTTAATTCTTCTGTTTTAGTTAAGAGGTGGTAGAGTTAATCGTAAGGAAAGCTTGTTTAAACTTCTTAAATAATTGAATATAAACATGTCTTAATCAGGTGTTTCAGACCTGCGTGGCTTAGATTACCGGCTTTCAATAAGGAGTTTTGTGTGATAGAAAGTTTTTATGCCTATTCCGGCCTGCTGGCATCTGTCTGGATTGTTTTCGGTGTGCTTATTGCGGCAAGTAGGTATCAGGGGTATAGCCATGCCAGACAGTTTTGTAGCGAACTTGGCGCCAGCGGCAGCCCCACGGAAAAGTTTTCGCCGCTGATCAATAATTACCCCCTGGGCATTTTATTCTGCACTTTTGGTTATTACCTGGCCGCACTGCCCGGGCAGACGATATTGCTGGCGGTGATTGGGGGCTTAGTTATTTTGCATGGTTTAGGCACCTTAGTCGCCGGCTTTTTCCCCATGGATGCTGATCCCTATACGAAAAACCCGACCACGGCGTGTAAAATCCATTCGTGGGCAGGTTTTATTATGCTGCTGTCTTTCTACCTTGCACCTGTGTTAGTATTGTTTGAACCCGGCTTTTCCCTTGCTTTTAAACTCTTTTCCCTGATCTGTTTTATCCTGTCGGTCTATTTCACGGTAACCCTGGCAAAAGCCATTAAACGCCAGAGCAATCCCGGTACTCATCAAAGGTTGAGTTATGGTGCGCAATTGTTATGGTTGTCGGGATTATCTATCGTGGTTGCTTAATAAAAACCGGCATTTGTCGCCTATAGGAGCTCTTGTGAAGATCAGAGAAACAACCGGTAAAGATAAAAACGTGATTTTTCACCTTCACCGGGATGCCTTTGGCGAAGATGAGGGTGAAGCGGTTGCACAACTTGCTGTTGAGTTGCTGGAAGATAAAACCGCTTTACCTGTACTTTCTTTAGTTGCCGAGCAAAACGGGCAAGCTGTCGGCCATATTCTTTTTTCTTCGGTATCGGTTATAGGCGCCAGCGTAAATCAAGCTTATATTCTTGCCCCGCTTGCCGTGCTTGCCAGCCACCAGGGAAGTGGCATAGGTACTGCACTTATTAACCGCGGCCTTGATATCCTTAAAGCGCGAAATGCCGAGTTTGTGCTGGTGTTGGGAGATCCTGGTTATTATTCGCGTACCGGTTTTGTTGCGGGCCACAACATCAGTCCGCCATATGAGTTGGCCTATCCCCAGGCCTGGATGGCCCAGGAACTAAAAAAGGATGCCCTGAAAAACATTAAAGGAAAAGTTCAATGTGCGACATCACTTAGTTCACCGCAACACTGGTAAAAACCTTAATGGGGTTACGGTTAAAATAGCGTTTCCTGCCGTGGCGATAAGGGGCGGCAGATGTTAGGGAGATTAAAATAATGTACGGGTTATTACTGGCTTTGCACCTTATTGCGGCAACTATCTGGACCGGCGGGCATATTGTGCTGTCGCTGGTTATTTTGCCTAAGGTGCTCAAACGCCGCTCGGCGCAGCTACTGTTAGATTTTGAGTCCGCCTATGAAAAAATCGGTATGCCGGCGCTTATTATTCAGGTGGTAACAGGTTTGATGCTGGCGTATCACCTGCTGCCGGATGTCAGTTTATGGTTTGATATGTCGGTGCCTGTGGCGCACGGCATTGCCGCCAAGTTAAGCCTGCTGGCCCTGACCGTGCTGTTTGCCCTGGATGCCAGGTTCAGGGTGATCCCGAAACTCTCCGAAGCCAACCTGGTTGATATGGCCTGGCATATTATTCCGGTCACTGTTTTTTCTGTCTTATTTGTATTGGCGGGCGTCTCGTTCAGG
This genomic window from Thalassomonas viridans contains:
- a CDS encoding DUF998 domain-containing protein; protein product: MIESFYAYSGLLASVWIVFGVLIAASRYQGYSHARQFCSELGASGSPTEKFSPLINNYPLGILFCTFGYYLAALPGQTILLAVIGGLVILHGLGTLVAGFFPMDADPYTKNPTTACKIHSWAGFIMLLSFYLAPVLVLFEPGFSLAFKLFSLICFILSVYFTVTLAKAIKRQSNPGTHQRLSYGAQLLWLSGLSIVVA
- a CDS encoding CopD family protein is translated as MYGLLLALHLIAATIWTGGHIVLSLVILPKVLKRRSAQLLLDFESAYEKIGMPALIIQVVTGLMLAYHLLPDVSLWFDMSVPVAHGIAAKLSLLALTVLFALDARFRVIPKLSEANLVDMAWHIIPVTVFSVLFVLAGVSFRAGWLV
- a CDS encoding GNAT family N-acetyltransferase, whose amino-acid sequence is MKIRETTGKDKNVIFHLHRDAFGEDEGEAVAQLAVELLEDKTALPVLSLVAEQNGQAVGHILFSSVSVIGASVNQAYILAPLAVLASHQGSGIGTALINRGLDILKARNAEFVLVLGDPGYYSRTGFVAGHNISPPYELAYPQAWMAQELKKDALKNIKGKVQCATSLSSPQHW